The Kosmotoga olearia TBF 19.5.1 sequence CGAATAAATGGAGGGAGTACAAATGAAAGTACCGCTGTTTGATATCATAAGACAGTATGAAAAACTAAGGCGTGAAATCCTGGAAGCAATCGACAGCGTGATAAGTTCTGGAAGAGTGATTCTTGGAGAAAACGTGCGAAAACTTGAAGAGGAAATTGCAGAATTTGCTGGAGTAAGGCATGGAATTGGTGTTGCTAATGGCTCAGACGCCCTTTATATCGCCCTTAAAGCCCTTGGAATTGGTGAAGGAGATTATGTCATAACGACACCATATACCTTTTTTGCTACGGCAAGTTGTATAACGCGTAATGGGGCTACTCCTATCTTCGCAGATATCGATCCTGAAACTTTTAATATTAACCTTGATCTGGTGGAAGAGATTCTCAATTCTCATCCCCAGAGGGAAAAAATCAAGGCGTTGATTCCTGTACATTTGTTTGGCCAAACTGTCAATCTGGAAAGATTGGAATATATCAGGCAAAAGTATGGAATCAAAATACTTGAGGACTGCGCCCAGTCTATAGGATCTACATGGACATATTCTGATGGTACTGTAAAGAAAAGTGGTTCAGTAGGAGATGCCGCAATCTTTTCTTTCTTTCCTACGAAGAATCTTGGGGCTTACGGCGATGGCGGAATGATCATTACAAACAATGATGAAATAGCAGAATTCTGCAGAAAATTCAGAGTGCATGGCTCGAAGGTCAAATACCACCACGACGTTGTTGGAATAAATTCCAGGCTTGACGAAATACAGGCAGCTGTACTAAGGGTTAAATTAAAGTATCTTGGTGAATACATCGAGAAGAGAAGAAAAATTGCGAAGTGGTATGGGGAAGAATTCGGCAGAAAAGCGTTAGTTGTTCGAGAACCGAGAACCGAGAACCGAGAGAGGAAGAACCGAGAATCTGAGAATCACAGAACACGAGAGTTCAGTAATTCTTTTTCTCGGACTCTCGGACTCTCGGACTCTCGGATTTTTATAAAGATCCCCTCCGTTCCTTCGGATAATTCCCACGTTTTTCACCAGTATGTTATTAGAGTTGGAAACGGTCAAAGAGATGCTCTAAGAGAGTTCTTGAGAGAAAGAGGCATAGGAACTTCGGTGTATTATCCCATGGGTCTTCATCAGCAAAAGTGTTTTGCATATCTGAATATTCCAGAAGGTTCTTTACCTGAGACGGAAAGAGCTTCCAAAGAAGCTATAGCCCTTCCGATTTTTCCAGAACTTCAAAAACAGGAAATCGAATATGTGGTTCAGACGATAGAGGACTTTTTCAAGGGGTGATATTATGAAAAAAAATATCTCGTTGGGAAAAAACGTTGTCATCGAGGAAGAAGTTGAAATAGGTAATAACTGTACAATAGGTCATAATGTGGTGATTAGAAGGGGAACGATAATCGAGGACAACGTGACGATCGGAGATAATACAGTTTTGG is a genomic window containing:
- a CDS encoding DegT/DnrJ/EryC1/StrS family aminotransferase; its protein translation is MKVPLFDIIRQYEKLRREILEAIDSVISSGRVILGENVRKLEEEIAEFAGVRHGIGVANGSDALYIALKALGIGEGDYVITTPYTFFATASCITRNGATPIFADIDPETFNINLDLVEEILNSHPQREKIKALIPVHLFGQTVNLERLEYIRQKYGIKILEDCAQSIGSTWTYSDGTVKKSGSVGDAAIFSFFPTKNLGAYGDGGMIITNNDEIAEFCRKFRVHGSKVKYHHDVVGINSRLDEIQAAVLRVKLKYLGEYIEKRRKIAKWYGEEFGRKALVVREPRTENRERKNRESENHRTREFSNSFSRTLGLSDSRIFIKIPSVPSDNSHVFHQYVIRVGNGQRDALREFLRERGIGTSVYYPMGLHQQKCFAYLNIPEGSLPETERASKEAIALPIFPELQKQEIEYVVQTIEDFFKG